The Glycine soja cultivar W05 chromosome 3, ASM419377v2, whole genome shotgun sequence genome window below encodes:
- the LOC114405028 gene encoding putative pentatricopeptide repeat-containing protein At3g15130, whose translation MTEGCMTEGAFQVDKVFKEIEEPNIVSWTSLMVGYAYNGCVKEVMSVYLCLRRDGVYCNENAMATVIRSCGVLVGKMLGYQVLGSVIKSGLDTTVSVANSLISMFGNCDSIEEASCVFDDMKERDTISLNSIITASVRNGYCEKSVEYFSQMCYTHAKTDYITTSALLPVCGSAQNLRWGRGLHGMVVKSGLESNVCVCNSLLSMYSQAGKFEVISKTL comes from the exons ATGACTGAAGGGTGCATGACTGAAGGGGCATTTCAG GTTGACAAGGTCTTTAAGGAGATTGAGGAACCTAATATAGTGTCTTGGACTTCTTTGATGGTTGGTTATGCTTATAATGGGTGTGTAAAGGAGGTTATGAGTGTTTATCTGTGTTTGAGGCGTGATGGGGTGTACTGTAATGAAAATGCAATGGCTACGGTTATTAGGTCTTGTGGGGTGCTTGTAGGTAAAATGTTGGGTTATCAGGTGCTTGGTAGTGTGATCAAATCTGGATTGGATACTACTGTGTCTGTGGCAAACTCCCTTATTTCCATGTTTGGTAATTGTGATAGCATAGAGGAGGCGTCTTGTGTGTTTGATGACATGAAGGAACGTGATACTATTTCGTTGAATTCAATAATTACTGCAAGTGTACGTAATGGTTATTGTGAAAAATCTGTAGAATACTTTTCTCAAATGTGTTATACTCATGCAAAAACCGATTATATTACTACTTCAGCCTTGTTACCAGTGTGTGGCTCTGCTCAAAATTTGAGGTGGGGAAGAGGGCTTCATGGTATGGTAGTAAAATCTGGACTGGAATCAAATGTCTGTGTGTGCAATAGTCTCCTAAGTATGTATTCTCAGGCTGGAAAATTTGAGGTCATATCTAAAACATTGTGA